The following coding sequences are from one Candidatus Nanopelagicus hibericus window:
- a CDS encoding NADH-quinone oxidoreductase subunit C gives MSEKGMFGIQGSGDTSGFGGLVNTTVTVGSTERPFGGYFDQVADDLERAYPLFSDAIEKVVVDRGELTLFVKRDRLFDVAKVLRDQLRFEMCISVSGAHYPSEVGRELHSVYSLLSITRNQRIRLEVCVSEKDPHLPSLVEVWAGTNWHERETYDMFGIIFDNHPGLTRILMPDDWSGFPQRKDYPLGGIEIEYKGATIPAPSERRSYK, from the coding sequence ATGAGCGAAAAAGGAATGTTTGGTATTCAAGGAAGTGGTGATACTTCAGGTTTCGGTGGCTTGGTAAATACAACCGTAACGGTTGGTTCAACCGAACGTCCATTTGGTGGATATTTTGATCAGGTTGCTGATGATTTAGAGCGTGCTTATCCACTTTTTAGTGATGCGATCGAGAAGGTAGTTGTGGATCGAGGCGAGCTGACATTGTTTGTGAAGCGCGATCGATTATTTGACGTGGCAAAGGTTTTGCGGGATCAACTTAGATTTGAAATGTGTATCAGCGTAAGTGGCGCACATTATCCAAGTGAAGTAGGACGGGAATTACACTCGGTTTATTCGCTACTTTCAATCACTAGAAATCAAAGAATTAGATTAGAGGTTTGTGTATCTGAAAAAGATCCTCACCTGCCTTCACTAGTTGAGGTCTGGGCAGGAACCAATTGGCATGAGCGTGAAACTTACGACATGTTTGGAATTATTTTTGATAACCATCCAGGCTTAACTCGCATTTTGATGCCAGATGATTGGTCTGGATTTCCGCAACGAAAAGATTATCCACTTGGCGGAATCGAGATTGAATATAAGGGTGCAACTATTCCAGCACCATCTGAGCGTAGGAGTTATAAGTGA
- the nuoF gene encoding NADH-quinone oxidoreductase subunit NuoF, whose translation MSKLTPVLSAHWDEPDSFTIAGYKRHGGYGAVLKALEMKPDEIIQLVKDSGLRGRGGAGFPTGNKWGFIPQGDNKEHYFVVNADESEPGTCKDTPLLMANPHVLIEGIIIGSYAIRANYAFIYIRGEVTHVVRRVQQAIEDAYAAGLLGKNILGKGFDLELVLHVGAGAYICGEETALLDSLEGFRGQPRLRPPFPAIAGLYAKPTVVNNVESVASVPAIINNGVAWFNSLGTEKSKGFTLYSLSGHVNNPGQFEAPLGITLRELLEIAGGVRKGHKLKFWTPGGSSTPIFTDAHLDTPLDYEGVAAAGSMLGTKALQIFDETTCVVRAVLRWTEFYKHESCGKCTPCREGTWWMVQVLKDLDAGKGSEADLDKLLDLCDNIMGRSFCALADGAASPIISSLKYFRQEYLDHLSAGECPFDPMAATLFETSGVK comes from the coding sequence ATGAGTAAATTAACTCCAGTTCTTTCGGCGCATTGGGATGAGCCAGATTCATTTACTATCGCTGGATATAAGCGTCATGGAGGTTATGGCGCTGTTTTAAAAGCTTTGGAAATGAAGCCTGATGAAATAATTCAGTTGGTAAAAGATTCAGGATTGCGCGGTCGTGGTGGCGCAGGATTTCCAACTGGTAATAAATGGGGATTTATTCCGCAAGGAGATAATAAAGAACATTACTTTGTAGTCAACGCAGATGAGTCTGAGCCAGGCACTTGTAAAGATACGCCGCTGTTGATGGCAAACCCACATGTATTAATTGAGGGCATAATTATTGGCTCCTATGCGATCAGAGCAAACTATGCATTTATTTATATTCGAGGTGAGGTAACCCATGTAGTTCGCAGAGTTCAGCAAGCAATAGAGGATGCTTATGCAGCTGGATTATTAGGTAAGAACATTTTAGGAAAAGGATTTGATTTAGAGTTGGTATTACATGTTGGTGCCGGTGCATACATATGTGGTGAAGAGACTGCGCTACTTGATTCACTAGAGGGATTTCGTGGTCAACCTCGACTACGTCCGCCATTTCCTGCGATTGCAGGTTTATATGCAAAACCAACAGTGGTAAATAATGTGGAATCAGTCGCCTCCGTGCCAGCAATTATTAATAATGGCGTTGCTTGGTTTAATAGCTTAGGTACTGAAAAAAGTAAGGGCTTCACGCTTTACTCTTTGTCTGGACATGTAAATAATCCAGGACAATTTGAAGCACCTCTTGGAATTACCTTACGTGAATTACTTGAGATTGCTGGCGGTGTAAGAAAAGGACATAAATTAAAGTTTTGGACACCAGGTGGATCATCAACTCCTATATTTACTGATGCGCATCTTGATACTCCACTTGATTACGAGGGTGTAGCAGCTGCGGGCTCAATGCTTGGCACTAAAGCATTGCAGATTTTTGATGAGACAACATGTGTTGTCCGAGCAGTACTGCGCTGGACTGAGTTTTATAAACATGAATCATGTGGCAAGTGCACACCATGCCGAGAAGGAACTTGGTGGATGGTGCAGGTATTAAAAGATTTAGATGCGGGTAAAGGAAGTGAAGCAGATTTAGATAAGTTGTTAGATCTATGTGACAACATCATGGGTAGATCGTTTTGCGCATTGGCAGATGGCGCAGCAAGTCCAATTATTTCCTCACTTAAGTATTTCCGCCAAGAGTACCTAGACCACCTATCTGCTGGTGAGTGTCCATTTGATCCAATGGCTGCAACACTGTTTGAAACCTCAGGTGTCAAATGA
- the nuoK gene encoding NADH-quinone oxidoreductase subunit NuoK codes for MDIANYLYLSAILFTIGAIGVVVRRNSIVVFMCIELMLNAANLAFVTFARINSNLEGQVVAFFTMVVAACEVVVGLAIIVTIYRSRRSASIDDASLLKR; via the coding sequence ATGGATATCGCTAATTATCTTTATCTTTCCGCAATCCTTTTCACAATTGGTGCAATTGGTGTTGTGGTTCGACGCAACTCAATAGTAGTTTTTATGTGTATTGAATTAATGCTGAACGCAGCAAATCTTGCATTTGTAACCTTTGCCAGGATAAACAGCAATCTAGAGGGGCAAGTAGTTGCCTTTTTCACTATGGTTGTGGCAGCTTGTGAAGTGGTCGTTGGACTCGCAATCATTGTGACCATATATCGATCACGCCGCTCGGCATCAATTGATGATGCAAGTTTGTTGAAGCGCTGA
- the nuoI gene encoding NADH-quinone oxidoreductase subunit NuoI — protein MADELLPRHQEFGLAKSDQDKAPITNQESASFPKQLLGFWVTFKTMFKKVNTVQYPEEKEPTAERFHGRHQLNRHPDGLEKCIGCELCAWACPADAIYVEGADNKEGEQYSPGERYGKVYQINYLRCIFCGLCIEACPTRALTMTNEYELADNTRAKLIFEKDDLLGPLRAGMVPPPHPMYPNTDDGNYYRGEVTGSHPSQGVAKSD, from the coding sequence ATGGCTGATGAATTACTGCCACGGCATCAAGAGTTTGGTCTGGCTAAATCGGATCAAGATAAAGCGCCTATTACAAACCAGGAGAGTGCAAGCTTTCCTAAACAACTTCTTGGTTTTTGGGTGACTTTTAAAACTATGTTTAAGAAAGTTAATACAGTGCAGTATCCAGAGGAGAAAGAGCCGACCGCTGAAAGATTTCACGGCCGTCATCAGTTAAATCGCCATCCAGATGGATTAGAAAAATGCATTGGCTGTGAATTATGTGCCTGGGCATGTCCGGCAGATGCCATTTATGTAGAAGGTGCCGATAACAAAGAAGGTGAGCAATACTCCCCTGGCGAGCGTTACGGCAAGGTTTATCAAATAAATTATTTACGCTGCATATTTTGCGGATTATGTATTGAGGCTTGTCCAACTAGAGCATTAACAATGACAAATGAATATGAACTTGCAGATAACACTAGAGCCAAATTAATCTTTGAAAAAGATGATTTGTTGGGACCCCTTCGCGCTGGCATGGTGCCACCGCCTCACCCAATGTATCCAAACACTGATGATGGAAACTATTACCGCGGTGAGGTAACTGGCTCACATCCATCACAAGGAGTCGCAAAAAGTGATTAA
- the nuoH gene encoding NADH-quinone oxidoreductase subunit NuoH codes for MSNAELIGQDPGWIIALKGLIVFAACVFLTIMSVWGERRIVARMQQRSGPNRVGKFGLLQALVDGVKLALKEDLIPKAADRIVFVLAPIISTTACFMAFAVIPMTGPVNFFGQQTAMQLTDLSVGVLYVLAIASVGVYGIVLAGWSSGSTYPLLGGLRSSAQVISYEVAMGLSLVAVFIYAGSMSTSEIVAAQDQWWYAVVLFPSFIIYMISMVGETNRAPFDLAEAEGELVGGFHTEYSSLKFALFFLSEYVNMIAVSALATTLFLGGYRALPGLGFTEQWLGGWFTLFWFLIKVLAFFFVFVWLRGTLPRLRYDQFMKFGWKVLIPFSLAWIMVVATLRVLSQQNAPRLVIFAFVFAVALIYLAVTSLVDRKQNQIKKAANLIDGNEPEFPIPAIPTSRVEQLNG; via the coding sequence ATGAGTAATGCAGAATTAATTGGCCAAGATCCAGGCTGGATTATTGCTTTAAAAGGTCTAATTGTTTTTGCTGCGTGTGTTTTTCTAACCATCATGTCAGTGTGGGGTGAGAGACGAATAGTTGCCAGAATGCAGCAGCGCAGTGGTCCAAACCGAGTAGGAAAGTTTGGTTTACTCCAAGCTTTAGTTGATGGCGTGAAGTTGGCATTAAAAGAGGATTTGATTCCAAAAGCTGCCGATCGAATCGTATTTGTTTTAGCACCAATAATTAGCACAACTGCTTGTTTTATGGCTTTTGCTGTAATTCCAATGACCGGGCCAGTTAATTTCTTTGGCCAACAAACTGCGATGCAATTAACAGACCTATCAGTTGGTGTGCTTTATGTACTAGCGATCGCATCCGTTGGAGTTTATGGAATTGTCTTAGCTGGCTGGTCCTCAGGCTCAACATATCCATTGCTTGGCGGTCTTCGCTCATCAGCACAAGTAATCTCATATGAAGTGGCAATGGGCTTGTCTTTGGTCGCAGTATTTATTTATGCAGGTTCAATGTCCACATCTGAAATTGTGGCAGCACAAGATCAGTGGTGGTATGCAGTAGTTCTGTTTCCATCTTTTATTATTTATATGATTTCAATGGTTGGTGAAACCAATCGTGCACCATTTGATTTAGCAGAGGCAGAGGGTGAATTAGTAGGTGGATTCCATACTGAGTACTCCTCATTAAAGTTTGCTTTATTCTTCCTGTCTGAATATGTAAATATGATCGCGGTTTCTGCCCTTGCTACAACATTATTCCTAGGTGGTTACCGAGCACTTCCTGGTCTTGGTTTTACCGAACAGTGGCTGGGTGGTTGGTTTACATTATTTTGGTTCTTGATAAAAGTCTTGGCATTTTTCTTTGTTTTCGTTTGGTTAAGAGGTACTTTGCCGCGACTTCGCTACGACCAATTTATGAAGTTCGGCTGGAAGGTATTAATTCCATTCTCGCTGGCCTGGATCATGGTGGTAGCAACATTAAGAGTTTTATCACAGCAGAATGCTCCAAGATTGGTAATTTTTGCCTTTGTCTTTGCAGTGGCGCTTATTTATTTAGCGGTGACATCATTAGTTGACCGCAAGCAAAATCAGATTAAAAAAGCCGCAAATTTGATAGATGGTAATGAACCAGAATTTCCTATACCAGCAATACCAACCTCTAGAGTGGAGCAATTAAATGGCTGA
- a CDS encoding NADH-quinone oxidoreductase subunit A, translated as MNPYVPILAIGAIGLGFAIFSVLAAALTGPKRYNKAKSDAYECGIQPSPQAAGGGRFPIKYFLTAMLFIVFDIEIVFLYPWAVAFDQLGLFGLVEMGLFIATVFVAYAYVWRRGGLEWD; from the coding sequence ATAAATCCATATGTTCCAATCCTGGCGATCGGGGCAATTGGCTTGGGTTTTGCCATTTTCTCAGTGTTAGCTGCCGCTCTTACTGGACCAAAAAGATATAACAAAGCTAAGTCAGATGCTTATGAATGCGGAATTCAACCTTCACCGCAGGCAGCCGGCGGTGGAAGATTTCCAATAAAATATTTTCTAACCGCGATGTTGTTTATCGTTTTTGATATTGAAATTGTCTTTCTATATCCATGGGCAGTTGCCTTTGATCAACTTGGGTTATTTGGTTTGGTTGAAATGGGATTATTTATTGCCACCGTATTTGTTGCCTACGCCTATGTTTGGCGCCGTGGTGGACTGGAGTGGGATTAA
- a CDS encoding NADH-quinone oxidoreductase subunit D produces the protein MSTFTDPYASTQETTEGRVYSVTGGDWDALVTEIGATKEERVVLNMGPQHPSTHGVLRLILELEGETITETRCGIGYLHTGIEKNTEFRNWTQGVTFVTRMDYLSPIFNETAYCLGVEKLLGITNDVTERATVIRVMMMEFNRISSHMVALGTGALELGALSPMIFAFREREKVLDIFELLSGLRMNMAYIRPGGLAQDLPADALSKIKATVKDLRHSFKDNEKLLVGNSIFMKRTQGIGYLDLAGCTTLGITGPVLRATGLAWDLRKAQPYCGYENYQFDIPTTDSCDVYGRFLIRMQELEQSLRIIEQCVTKLEKLEGQPVMVADKKIAWPSQLSVGADGMGNSLNHIREIMGESMEALIHHFKLVTEGFRVPAGQVYTAIESPRGELGAHLVSDGGTRPYRVHFRDPSFNNLQSTAAMCEGGQISDVIAAVASIDPVMGGVDR, from the coding sequence GTGAGTACATTCACCGATCCATACGCATCTACACAAGAAACTACTGAAGGTCGGGTTTACTCCGTTACCGGAGGCGATTGGGATGCACTAGTTACTGAAATTGGCGCCACAAAGGAAGAGCGTGTGGTTTTAAACATGGGACCACAACATCCTTCTACTCACGGTGTATTGCGATTAATTCTTGAATTAGAGGGTGAAACAATCACTGAGACCCGATGTGGAATTGGTTATCTACATACGGGCATTGAGAAAAATACTGAATTTAGAAACTGGACCCAAGGCGTAACTTTTGTAACCAGAATGGATTATTTGTCACCAATATTTAATGAAACTGCCTACTGCCTTGGTGTAGAAAAACTTCTTGGAATAACAAATGATGTCACTGAACGGGCTACTGTAATTCGAGTAATGATGATGGAATTTAATCGCATCTCATCCCACATGGTCGCGTTAGGAACTGGTGCGCTTGAATTAGGGGCACTCTCACCAATGATCTTCGCATTTAGGGAGCGGGAAAAGGTATTAGATATTTTTGAATTACTCTCTGGTTTGCGAATGAATATGGCATATATCCGTCCCGGAGGTTTAGCTCAGGATCTGCCAGCTGATGCCTTAAGCAAGATAAAAGCAACGGTTAAGGACTTAAGACATAGCTTTAAAGATAATGAAAAACTCTTGGTTGGTAATTCAATCTTTATGAAGCGTACCCAAGGAATTGGTTACTTAGATTTAGCTGGCTGCACAACACTTGGCATAACAGGTCCAGTGCTTCGAGCAACTGGTCTGGCTTGGGATTTGAGAAAAGCACAGCCATATTGTGGTTATGAAAATTACCAGTTTGATATTCCAACCACAGATAGTTGTGATGTTTACGGTCGATTTTTAATCAGAATGCAGGAGCTAGAGCAGTCATTGAGAATTATTGAGCAGTGTGTAACAAAACTAGAGAAACTAGAGGGACAACCTGTAATGGTTGCGGATAAGAAGATCGCTTGGCCATCGCAATTATCTGTGGGGGCAGATGGAATGGGTAATTCACTAAATCACATCAGAGAGATAATGGGTGAATCAATGGAAGCGTTGATTCATCACTTTAAGTTGGTAACTGAAGGATTTAGAGTTCCAGCAGGTCAGGTTTACACCGCAATTGAATCTCCAAGAGGTGAGCTTGGTGCTCACCTAGTTTCTGATGGTGGTACCCGTCCTTATCGTGTCCACTTCCGTGACCCATCTTTTAATAATTTGCAATCAACTGCAGCGATGTGTGAGGGTGGTCAAATTTCAGATGTAATTGCAGCGGTGGCTTCAATTGATCCAGTAATGGGTGGGGTTGATCGATAA
- a CDS encoding NADH-quinone oxidoreductase subunit J: MINLALDVGITATPESYLFYFLAPLSILASLGMLIVKKAVHSALLLAWVMISLAIFYIAQDALFLGIVQIVVYTGAVMMLFLFILMLVGVDTSDSLEENIPGLRPIAIVAAIGFGGLLVSLIARATFGRPIYGLSAANAEGNAFGIAEQLFTKYVFAFEVVSALLITAAIGAMVLGHSQKTRSQFAQRDLSIARFRKGELKDAAGLPSAGVYALHNAVDVPALLPTGKAAPTSISNVLQARGDMIESANFQMKEEDEEEK, from the coding sequence GTGATTAATTTAGCTTTAGATGTCGGCATAACTGCAACACCAGAGTCGTACCTATTTTATTTTTTAGCACCACTTTCAATTTTGGCATCTCTTGGAATGCTTATAGTGAAAAAAGCAGTCCATTCAGCATTGCTGCTTGCTTGGGTAATGATTTCATTGGCAATTTTTTATATTGCCCAAGATGCACTTTTTCTGGGGATTGTGCAAATCGTTGTTTACACCGGAGCGGTAATGATGCTATTCCTATTTATATTAATGTTAGTTGGTGTAGATACCTCTGATTCACTGGAAGAAAATATTCCAGGCCTAAGACCAATTGCAATTGTTGCAGCCATTGGTTTTGGTGGATTATTAGTTTCATTGATTGCTCGCGCAACATTTGGTAGGCCAATATATGGATTAAGTGCAGCAAATGCTGAAGGAAATGCATTTGGTATTGCAGAGCAGTTATTTACAAAATATGTGTTTGCATTTGAGGTTGTGTCAGCTCTGCTGATTACGGCGGCAATCGGTGCAATGGTTTTGGGGCATAGTCAAAAAACAAGATCTCAGTTTGCACAGCGTGATCTTTCTATTGCCCGATTTAGAAAAGGTGAGTTAAAGGATGCGGCTGGACTACCGAGTGCTGGTGTTTATGCACTTCATAACGCGGTAGATGTCCCGGCCCTGCTACCAACTGGAAAGGCTGCACCAACTTCAATTTCCAATGTTCTACAAGCTCGTGGCGACATGATTGAAAGCGCCAATTTCCAAATGAAAGAGGAAGACGAGGAGGAAAAGTAA
- a CDS encoding NADH-quinone oxidoreductase subunit G, with the protein MSIQELSTEQEVEMITCVIDGFEVTVPKGTLVIRAAEKLGIQIPRFCDHPLLEPAGACRQCLVDIEINGRAFPKPQASCTIPVEKGMVVKTQLTSPVADKAQKGIMELLLINHPLDCPVCDKGGECPLQNQAMSNGRAESRFEGEKRVFEKPVAISSQVLLDRERCVLCARCTRFSEQIAGDPFITLNERGALQQVGIYEDEPFDSYYSGNTVQICPVGALTGTSYRFRARPFDLVSTNSACEHCASGCAMRTDVRRGKTLRRLAGEDSEVNEEWNCDKGRWAFKYEVAKNRVTKPLIRDENGLLQEASWPEALAAAAAGLKNVTAGVLVGGRVTVEDAYGYSKFARVALNTNNIDFRARTHSSEELDFLASTPITATYKDIDKADHVVLINFEPEDESPIIFLRIYKQVKKRAIKVSSIAAFASRGSQKLNANLIKTATGAEVAAINSITGLSSKSVVLVGERAVETPGALSAAAKIIATSGAKLGWIPRRAGEMGALSAGAVPNLLPGNRPLDNASARVDIATVWGSESLPTSTGMSTIEIINSDLQAVVVGGVDPMDISPDAKVKLSKKFIVSFEIRHSDITEIAQVVFPVATVVEKNGSFMDWQGKARKFESAVDQSLNRSDVRILSMLADEIGKPINLPTVKAARNEFESIGNWDGERAAMKATASSEIKSVKADEAFLSSWRNLLDKGSLQDGEENLAGTARQSVVVISQSRANLLSVKESDLVRVSNDYGAVTLPCVIEDIDDSSVHLPRNSIGSQLFRNLGVVSNSIVKVAKA; encoded by the coding sequence ATGAGTATTCAAGAGTTAAGTACTGAGCAAGAGGTAGAGATGATCACCTGTGTGATCGATGGCTTTGAAGTAACAGTTCCAAAGGGAACTTTAGTTATCAGGGCTGCAGAAAAACTAGGGATTCAAATTCCAAGATTTTGCGATCATCCATTGCTTGAACCAGCTGGTGCTTGCCGGCAATGTTTAGTTGATATTGAAATAAATGGCAGAGCATTTCCAAAACCACAGGCATCCTGCACAATCCCAGTTGAAAAAGGAATGGTGGTTAAGACCCAACTTACCTCCCCAGTTGCGGACAAAGCTCAAAAGGGAATTATGGAGTTACTACTAATTAATCACCCACTTGATTGCCCGGTTTGCGATAAGGGTGGTGAGTGTCCTCTACAAAATCAGGCGATGTCTAATGGTCGAGCAGAGTCTAGATTTGAAGGTGAAAAGCGAGTCTTTGAAAAGCCAGTGGCGATTTCATCACAGGTTTTATTGGATAGAGAGCGTTGTGTGCTTTGCGCTCGCTGCACTAGATTTTCTGAACAAATCGCTGGTGATCCTTTTATTACATTGAACGAACGAGGCGCACTACAACAAGTAGGAATCTATGAAGATGAACCTTTTGATTCTTATTACTCCGGTAACACTGTACAAATCTGTCCAGTTGGAGCATTGACTGGAACCTCATATCGATTCCGCGCTCGACCATTTGATTTAGTTTCAACCAACTCTGCCTGCGAACACTGCGCATCAGGATGCGCAATGCGCACTGATGTTAGACGAGGTAAAACACTGCGCAGATTAGCTGGTGAGGATTCAGAGGTTAATGAAGAGTGGAATTGCGATAAAGGCCGTTGGGCTTTTAAGTATGAGGTAGCAAAAAATAGAGTTACCAAACCACTTATAAGAGATGAAAATGGTTTATTGCAAGAAGCATCATGGCCAGAGGCATTGGCAGCGGCTGCAGCAGGATTAAAAAATGTAACGGCTGGAGTATTAGTAGGTGGCCGGGTAACAGTTGAAGATGCTTACGGTTACAGCAAATTTGCTCGGGTTGCACTTAATACCAATAACATTGATTTTCGTGCTCGCACTCACAGTAGTGAAGAATTAGATTTCCTGGCATCTACTCCCATCACTGCTACTTATAAAGATATTGATAAGGCAGATCATGTGGTGCTAATTAATTTTGAACCAGAGGATGAATCACCAATAATTTTCCTTAGAATTTACAAGCAGGTCAAAAAGCGCGCGATAAAAGTAAGTAGTATCGCAGCATTTGCTAGCAGGGGCAGTCAAAAGTTAAATGCAAATTTAATTAAAACTGCAACCGGAGCTGAGGTTGCGGCAATTAACTCAATTACTGGCCTAAGTAGTAAATCAGTGGTTTTAGTTGGTGAGCGAGCTGTGGAAACTCCAGGAGCATTATCGGCCGCGGCAAAGATTATTGCTACCAGTGGTGCAAAATTAGGATGGATACCCCGCAGAGCAGGTGAGATGGGCGCGTTGTCAGCTGGTGCTGTGCCAAATTTATTACCGGGCAATAGACCTTTAGATAATGCATCTGCCAGAGTGGATATTGCAACAGTGTGGGGTAGTGAATCTTTACCTACTTCAACTGGAATGAGCACTATCGAAATTATTAATTCAGATCTGCAAGCAGTAGTTGTTGGTGGTGTTGATCCAATGGATATTTCACCTGACGCAAAGGTGAAACTATCAAAGAAATTTATAGTTTCTTTTGAAATTCGTCACAGCGATATTACTGAAATTGCGCAAGTTGTTTTCCCAGTTGCTACCGTGGTTGAAAAAAATGGATCATTTATGGATTGGCAAGGCAAGGCTCGTAAGTTTGAATCTGCAGTTGATCAATCACTAAATCGCAGTGATGTAAGAATTCTTTCAATGCTTGCAGATGAAATTGGTAAGCCAATAAATTTACCAACCGTGAAGGCTGCTAGAAATGAGTTTGAATCTATCGGAAACTGGGATGGTGAGAGAGCTGCGATGAAAGCTACTGCTTCGTCCGAGATAAAATCTGTCAAAGCAGATGAAGCGTTTTTGTCCTCTTGGCGCAATTTGCTGGACAAGGGATCGTTACAAGATGGTGAAGAAAATCTCGCTGGTACCGCTCGCCAATCTGTTGTGGTGATTAGTCAATCCAGAGCAAATCTACTTTCCGTTAAAGAAAGTGATCTAGTAAGAGTTTCAAATGATTATGGCGCAGTAACTTTGCCGTGTGTAATTGAAGATATTGATGATTCCTCAGTTCACCTGCCAAGAAATTCAATCGGCAGTCAATTATTTAGAAACCTAGGCGTAGTTAGTAATTCAATTGTGAAGGTAGCCAAAGCATGA
- a CDS encoding NuoB/complex I 20 kDa subunit family protein, whose translation MGLEEKLPSGFLLTTVEKLAGYMRKNSLWPATFGLACCAIEMMAAGAGRYDLARFGMEVFRASPRQADLMIVAGRVSNKMAPVVRQVYDQMAGPKWSIAMGACASSGGMFNNYAIVQGVDHIIPVDIYLPGCPPRPEMLMDAILKLHEQIGNEKLGANREKIIKEVEAAALAAKPTHQLKGLLA comes from the coding sequence ATGGGTTTAGAAGAAAAATTACCAAGTGGGTTTTTGTTAACTACGGTTGAAAAACTTGCTGGTTATATGCGAAAGAACTCATTATGGCCAGCAACCTTTGGTTTAGCATGTTGTGCGATTGAGATGATGGCGGCAGGTGCTGGTAGATATGACTTAGCAAGATTTGGAATGGAAGTATTTCGTGCCTCCCCTAGGCAGGCAGATTTAATGATTGTTGCTGGCAGAGTAAGTAACAAAATGGCGCCAGTTGTTCGTCAAGTTTATGATCAAATGGCTGGCCCAAAATGGAGTATCGCCATGGGAGCTTGTGCTTCTTCAGGTGGCATGTTTAATAACTATGCGATTGTGCAAGGTGTTGATCACATAATTCCAGTAGATATCTATTTACCTGGTTGTCCACCAAGGCCTGAGATGTTGATGGATGCAATTCTAAAATTACATGAGCAAATTGGTAATGAAAAATTAGGTGCAAATCGCGAGAAAATAATTAAAGAGGTAGAGGCAGCGGCGCTCGCCGCAAAGCCAACTCATCAATTAAAAGGATTATTGGCATGA
- the nuoE gene encoding NADH-quinone oxidoreductase subunit NuoE: MAYTSDQISIMDSIIARYPRKRSAIMPLLHYTQSIDGYITNEAIELIGEKLELATAEVNAVSSFYTQYKTKPVGEYHVGICTNTLCAVMGGDLIFDSVKEHLGIENDGVTSDGKVSVEHIECNAACDYAPVVMVNWEFYDNQTVQSVKDLVDSARAGTPPAPTRGPKTLRTWKQNSAVLAGISDGLANEGVQAGDATLLGLKKAKGGA, encoded by the coding sequence ATGGCGTACACATCAGATCAAATTTCAATAATGGATTCGATAATTGCAAGATATCCACGTAAGCGATCTGCAATTATGCCGTTGCTGCATTACACACAATCAATTGATGGATATATAACCAATGAAGCAATTGAATTGATTGGCGAAAAATTAGAGCTGGCAACCGCGGAAGTAAATGCCGTCTCATCATTTTATACTCAGTATAAAACTAAGCCAGTTGGCGAATATCATGTTGGTATCTGTACAAATACCTTATGTGCAGTCATGGGTGGCGATTTAATATTTGATTCAGTAAAAGAGCATCTTGGCATTGAAAATGATGGTGTTACAAGTGACGGGAAAGTTTCAGTGGAACATATCGAGTGCAACGCAGCGTGTGATTATGCACCAGTGGTAATGGTCAATTGGGAGTTTTATGACAATCAAACTGTGCAATCAGTCAAAGATTTAGTTGATAGTGCAAGAGCTGGCACTCCACCGGCGCCAACTAGAGGTCCAAAAACTTTAAGAACATGGAAACAAAACTCTGCTGTCTTGGCAGGAATTTCAGATGGACTTGCGAATGAAGGAGTACAAGCCGGGGATGCAACCTTGCTTGGTTTAAAGAAAGCAAAGGGTGGAGCATGA